Proteins from a genomic interval of Leptospiraceae bacterium:
- the mazG gene encoding nucleoside triphosphate pyrophosphohydrolase yields the protein MATLRSENGCNWDKKQTYDSLKEYIIEEAYEVVDAVESKNFEHMKEELGDLLFNIVFYAQIATEDNRFSIGDVAKDISEKLIRRHPHVFNVPANLTPDEVLANWNKIKQQEKINNPKPESVLDGIPKSLTSILRSEKLQKAAAKVGFDWANIEDVKSKLNEEIDELYREIQNNPIDFNKVEDELGDVLFSVINLARFLKVSPEVALNRANLKFTSRFQFIEKDAKINNKKLEDMTLEEMDAIWDKAKLNENI from the coding sequence ATGGCGACACTTCGTAGTGAAAATGGCTGTAACTGGGATAAAAAACAAACCTACGACTCACTTAAAGAATATATAATCGAGGAAGCATATGAAGTTGTAGATGCAGTTGAGAGTAAAAACTTCGAGCATATGAAGGAAGAGTTGGGAGATTTACTTTTTAATATTGTTTTTTATGCACAAATTGCTACGGAAGACAATCGATTTAGTATTGGCGATGTTGCGAAAGATATTTCAGAAAAATTAATTCGTCGTCATCCGCACGTTTTCAATGTCCCGGCAAATCTAACTCCGGATGAAGTTTTGGCTAATTGGAATAAAATCAAACAACAAGAAAAAATAAATAATCCGAAACCAGAGTCTGTGTTAGATGGAATTCCTAAGTCACTCACTTCTATTTTACGCTCTGAGAAATTACAGAAGGCTGCCGCAAAAGTCGGATTCGATTGGGCGAATATCGAAGACGTTAAGAGCAAACTTAACGAGGAAATAGATGAATTGTACAGAGAAATTCAAAATAATCCGATTGATTTTAATAAAGTCGAAGATGAACTGGGAGATGTTTTATTTTCGGTAATTAATTTAGCAAGGTTTTTAAAAGTTTCTCCTGAAGTTGCACTTAATCGCGCCAATTTAAAATTTACCTCAAGATTTCAATTCATAGAAAAAGATGCCAAAATAAATAATAAGAAATTAGAGGATATGACTCTAGAGGAAATGGATGCAATATGGGACAAAGCGAAATTAAACGAGAACATTTAA
- a CDS encoding adenylate/guanylate cyclase domain-containing protein: MNLINSQIINPFTLEFRDKKKEEEYQNSFFDEYIRNTRIVVGVVAVFDFLSNFSRFRDFRFEFLFSASFEIFLFSIMLITFSSFKLFKKIILPSIFISNLILAYLSVIDATQQNGSALEVLQIIICYTIFPRSYFKYSVIANIFTLTLYSYFTKATYWNNPNNASEVFLFLNITVYVGLAAYLKERFNRNDYLTNERIREQEEKSNRLLLNILPEKVAEELKQTGSVSPVLYNSVSIIFSDFQGFTRIAEKMQPEELVKELDGYFFQFDEIVKRYNLEKLKTIGDSYMCVGGIPIQNSTHAIDACLVALEILEFMKQMKEIKVTMGIPYWELRIGVHSGPVVGGVIGKTKFAYDIWGDTVNVASRMESSGDVSRVNISEQTYELIKDFFECEYRGEVNAKNKGNVKMYFVNGIKSELSVEGNGRVPNDKFNLIYRNL; the protein is encoded by the coding sequence ATGAATCTTATTAATTCACAAATAATAAATCCGTTTACTCTAGAGTTTCGGGATAAAAAAAAGGAAGAGGAATATCAAAATTCTTTTTTTGATGAGTATATTCGAAACACTCGAATTGTGGTTGGGGTAGTCGCAGTATTTGATTTTCTTTCTAATTTTTCAAGATTTAGAGACTTTCGTTTTGAGTTTTTATTTAGTGCTAGTTTTGAGATATTTTTATTCTCAATTATGCTTATAACTTTTTCAAGTTTTAAATTGTTTAAGAAAATTATTTTGCCTAGTATTTTTATCTCAAATTTAATTCTTGCTTATCTATCTGTAATCGATGCGACTCAGCAAAACGGGAGTGCTCTGGAAGTTTTGCAGATTATTATTTGTTATACGATTTTTCCTAGAAGTTATTTTAAATACTCTGTGATTGCAAATATTTTTACTTTAACTTTGTATTCCTATTTTACGAAAGCGACTTATTGGAATAATCCGAACAATGCTTCAGAAGTATTTCTTTTTTTAAATATTACGGTATATGTAGGATTAGCCGCGTATTTAAAAGAAAGATTTAATCGAAATGATTATTTGACTAATGAGCGAATTAGGGAACAAGAAGAAAAGTCCAATCGGTTACTATTAAATATCCTCCCAGAAAAAGTCGCTGAAGAGTTGAAACAAACTGGATCAGTAAGTCCTGTTTTGTATAACTCGGTTTCCATCATTTTTTCAGATTTTCAAGGGTTTACTCGAATTGCAGAAAAAATGCAACCAGAAGAATTAGTAAAAGAATTAGACGGGTATTTCTTCCAATTCGATGAAATTGTAAAAAGATACAATCTAGAAAAACTGAAAACCATTGGTGATTCCTACATGTGCGTCGGCGGAATTCCTATTCAAAATTCAACTCATGCAATCGACGCTTGTTTAGTTGCACTTGAAATTTTGGAATTTATGAAACAAATGAAAGAAATAAAAGTGACAATGGGAATTCCGTATTGGGAACTCCGAATAGGTGTTCATTCTGGACCAGTAGTTGGTGGTGTTATTGGCAAAACAAAATTTGCTTATGATATTTGGGGGGATACTGTCAATGTTGCGAGCAGGATGGAATCATCAGGAGATGTTTCGAGAGTAAATATTTCTGAGCAAACATACGAATTAATAAAAGACTTTTTTGAATGCGAATACCGTGGGGAAGTAAATGCAAAAAATAAAGGAAATGTGAAAATGTATTTTGTTAATGGAATCAAATCGGAATTATCCGTAGAAGGGAATGGAAGAGTTCCGAACGATAAGTTTAATTTGATTTATAGGAATTTATAG
- the pyrB gene encoding aspartate carbamoyltransferase, with translation MYQFPHKNILDTDQFSKEDLDFIIQKTNVMKELLHTGKSFGMLHGKLLASLFFEASTRTRLSFESAMERLGGRVISTVGFQFSSISKGETLYDTMKMIEAYADIAVIRHPVEGSSRIAAGAVKMPVINAGDGAGQHPTQALLDMYTIKSEKGKLDGITVGFIGDLKYGRTIHSLIKLLKYYKIHLYLISPEELILPDSYKRDVDGFPLTFEETRDIKKIWECDVIYVTRIQEERFPDHKEYDRLKETYKVNKELILASKKSTTVLHPLPRVNELSTDVDDLPNAAYFRQAEYGVIVRMTLLCLCLGVEIKDL, from the coding sequence ATGTATCAGTTCCCGCATAAGAACATATTAGATACGGATCAATTTTCGAAAGAAGACCTAGACTTCATTATCCAAAAAACCAATGTTATGAAAGAACTTCTTCATACAGGAAAATCTTTTGGGATGTTACATGGAAAACTCCTTGCTTCTTTATTTTTTGAAGCATCTACAAGGACTCGTCTTTCATTTGAATCCGCAATGGAACGTCTTGGTGGACGCGTAATTTCAACCGTAGGTTTTCAGTTTTCCTCCATCTCAAAAGGGGAAACTCTTTACGATACAATGAAAATGATAGAAGCCTATGCAGATATTGCCGTTATCCGACATCCAGTAGAAGGTTCGTCTAGAATCGCAGCCGGAGCGGTGAAAATGCCAGTTATCAATGCAGGTGACGGTGCCGGTCAACATCCTACACAAGCACTTCTAGATATGTATACAATCAAATCAGAAAAAGGAAAATTGGATGGAATCACCGTAGGGTTTATCGGGGATTTAAAATATGGTCGCACAATTCATTCACTTATAAAACTACTAAAGTATTATAAAATTCATTTGTATCTAATTTCCCCTGAGGAATTAATTCTCCCTGATAGTTACAAAAGAGACGTTGATGGATTTCCACTAACGTTTGAGGAAACTAGAGATATTAAAAAAATATGGGAATGTGATGTAATATACGTCACCCGAATTCAAGAAGAAAGATTTCCTGATCATAAAGAATATGACCGACTCAAAGAAACCTACAAAGTAAATAAGGAACTAATTCTAGCTTCAAAAAAAAGCACAACAGTATTACATCCATTACCCCGAGTAAATGAGCTTTCCACTGATGTAGATGATTTACCTAATGCAGCGTATTTTCGCCAAGCAGAGTACGGTGTAATAGTGAGGATGACTTTATTATGCCTCTGTCTTGGTGTAGAAATAAAGGATTTATAA
- a CDS encoding DUF2203 family protein, whose protein sequence is MFSPKKIWTLEEALEEFPKIKRITEDFYEEALTISKLLSENIYRENEMEKMESEIQELIQIWRFTMQELDVDVKGIWLVDFDNGNGYYCWRIGEEDLLYEHTYEEGFAGRKLIKRKNQNGDY, encoded by the coding sequence ATGTTTAGTCCCAAAAAAATTTGGACATTAGAAGAAGCATTAGAAGAATTTCCAAAAATAAAAAGAATTACAGAAGATTTTTACGAAGAAGCGCTTACTATTTCCAAGTTACTTTCAGAAAATATTTACCGCGAAAATGAAATGGAAAAAATGGAATCGGAAATACAAGAGCTTATTCAAATTTGGCGATTTACTATGCAAGAATTAGATGTCGATGTAAAAGGAATTTGGCTCGTTGACTTCGATAACGGAAATGGTTACTATTGCTGGAGAATAGGCGAAGAGGATTTATTATACGAACATACCTACGAAGAAGGATTCGCAGGAAGAAAACTTATCAAAAGGAAAAATCAAAATGGCGATTATTAA
- a CDS encoding LL-diaminopimelate aminotransferase — MAIINENYLKLKAGYLFPEIGKRVKKYSEENPTKKIIRLGIGDVTLPLPPSIVKALKDASDEMATSVGFKGYGPEQGYSFLIDAIIQNEFIPRGVTIGLDEVFVSDGSKCDAGNIQEIFSLDSKIAVTDPVYPVYVDTNVMAGRTGDSGADGRYAKLIYLPCTKENNFEPELPKERPDLIYLCYPNNPTGTTITKEKLKVWVDYARQNKSIILYDAAYEAFITETHLPKSIFEIEGAKEVAMEFRSFSKTAGFTGTRCAYIVIPKELMGYTSSGEKVSINSLWSRRHTTKFNGVSYPIQKAAAACYSPEGKKEVKANIDYYMNNANTIKTSLKSFGYDVFGGTNAPYIWLKTPRNLNSWDFFDELLGKVQVVGTPGSGFGPSGEGYFRLSAFGSKENVIEAMDRIKTL, encoded by the coding sequence ATGGCGATTATTAACGAAAACTATCTAAAACTAAAAGCGGGTTATTTATTCCCAGAAATCGGTAAAAGGGTAAAAAAATACTCAGAAGAAAATCCAACCAAAAAAATTATAAGACTAGGAATAGGAGATGTTACTCTACCTTTACCGCCAAGTATCGTCAAGGCATTGAAAGATGCGTCAGACGAAATGGCGACTTCTGTTGGTTTTAAGGGGTATGGGCCTGAGCAAGGATATTCTTTTTTGATTGATGCAATTATTCAAAATGAATTTATACCTCGCGGTGTAACTATAGGACTTGATGAAGTTTTTGTTTCTGATGGTTCTAAGTGTGATGCAGGAAATATTCAAGAAATTTTTTCTTTGGATAGTAAAATTGCAGTCACTGATCCAGTATATCCTGTTTATGTTGATACAAATGTAATGGCAGGTAGGACAGGCGACTCGGGAGCTGACGGACGTTATGCGAAATTAATATATCTACCTTGCACAAAAGAAAATAATTTTGAACCAGAACTCCCCAAAGAACGCCCTGATTTAATTTATCTATGTTACCCAAATAACCCAACCGGAACAACTATAACCAAAGAAAAGTTGAAAGTATGGGTAGACTACGCACGCCAAAACAAATCAATCATTTTATATGATGCGGCTTACGAAGCGTTTATCACAGAAACTCATTTACCAAAATCAATCTTTGAAATTGAAGGGGCAAAGGAAGTAGCAATGGAATTCCGTTCTTTTTCAAAAACAGCCGGATTTACAGGAACACGTTGTGCTTATATAGTTATTCCTAAAGAACTTATGGGTTATACATCATCGGGTGAAAAAGTAAGTATAAATTCTCTTTGGAGTAGAAGACATACAACTAAATTCAACGGCGTATCCTATCCAATTCAAAAAGCGGCTGCGGCTTGTTATTCCCCAGAAGGCAAAAAAGAAGTGAAGGCAAATATTGATTATTATATGAATAATGCGAATACAATAAAAACTTCCCTAAAAAGTTTCGGATACGATGTATTTGGCGGAACGAATGCTCCTTATATTTGGTTAAAAACTCCCCGTAATTTGAACTCTTGGGATTTCTTTGATGAACTACTTGGCAAAGTACAAGTTGTAGGAACACCCGGATCTGGATTCGGACCATCAGGTGAAGGTTACTTCCGATTAAGTGCATTTGGATCAAAAGAAAATGTTATAGAGGCAATGGATAGAATCAAAACTCTATAA
- a CDS encoding glycosyltransferase family 4 protein yields the protein MKKIGIDVRMIEHSGIGVRILNLIQHIAKEKRDGLEIYLFGNSQILGKYGLDKEYNIIEYNVGIYSIREFWGHSKMAEMDILDIPHFNIPIRYLKKCIVTIHDIIPYKMKEFFPSKLKRIYMKLIFFLIKKYSIKVVSVSECTKKDLVDIFHYSVNQIVNIYNGLNHELFFQHPKKEVNDFREKYNLEKEYLLTVGIGKGHKNLGFIIDSLSPLWLEEILDLPLVIAGAGGKIPEHLIETIRPVEKFIIPFQKISYEELPLLYQSAKMLIFPSLYEGFGFPPLEAQGVGCPVLSSNLSVMPEVLGGSAYYFNPKDIKKFREEFRLFILNPSLLKTKVPLGYENTKRFNWKKTAKETLQLYKGL from the coding sequence ATGAAAAAAATAGGTATTGACGTAAGAATGATTGAACATTCTGGAATTGGAGTTCGAATTCTAAATCTAATCCAGCATATTGCAAAAGAAAAAAGAGATGGTTTAGAAATTTATCTATTTGGAAATTCACAAATCTTAGGCAAATATGGATTAGACAAAGAGTATAACATCATTGAATATAATGTTGGAATTTATAGCATTCGAGAGTTTTGGGGACATTCTAAAATGGCTGAAATGGATATATTAGATATCCCGCATTTCAATATCCCAATTCGTTACCTTAAAAAATGTATTGTAACTATACATGATATTATCCCCTACAAGATGAAAGAGTTTTTTCCGAGTAAACTAAAACGAATTTACATGAAGTTGATTTTTTTCCTTATCAAAAAATATAGCATTAAAGTTGTAAGTGTTTCGGAATGCACAAAAAAAGATTTAGTCGATATATTTCATTATTCAGTAAATCAAATTGTAAACATATATAATGGACTAAATCATGAACTTTTTTTTCAGCATCCCAAAAAAGAAGTTAATGATTTTCGAGAAAAATATAATTTAGAAAAAGAATATCTACTCACTGTAGGAATTGGTAAGGGACACAAAAACCTTGGATTTATTATCGATTCTCTTTCTCCACTTTGGCTTGAGGAAATTTTAGATTTGCCCCTTGTCATTGCCGGTGCAGGTGGAAAAATTCCCGAACATTTAATTGAAACTATTCGCCCTGTGGAAAAATTTATAATTCCATTTCAAAAAATATCGTATGAGGAATTGCCACTCCTTTATCAATCTGCGAAAATGTTGATTTTTCCTTCTCTCTATGAAGGTTTTGGTTTTCCTCCTTTGGAGGCTCAAGGTGTCGGTTGTCCTGTGTTATCCTCTAATTTGTCTGTAATGCCAGAAGTTCTAGGTGGTTCTGCTTATTATTTTAATCCAAAGGATATCAAGAAATTTAGAGAAGAGTTTCGATTATTTATTTTAAATCCATCTCTATTAAAAACAAAAGTTCCATTAGGATATGAAAACACGAAACGATTTAACTGGAAAAAAACCGCAAAAGAGACTCTGCAACTTTATAAAGGACTTTAA
- the sthA gene encoding Si-specific NAD(P)(+) transhydrogenase encodes MQIKKYDVIVIGTGPGGEGAAMKAIKSGKSVAVIEKYDRVGGGCSHWGTIPSKSLRHAAQQLVDFKSNPLFEKYTSNIEYPQLVRTAESVISKQVKMRQTFYERNDIDIYYGHASFIDPNLIEVKNLGNTIAQLNADYIVIATGSRPYRPKDIDFTHSRVFDSDTILKLDYTPHSITIYGAGVIGCEYASIFRSIGTKVNLVNTRDKLLAFLDDEIIDALAYHLREQGILIRHNEEYNKAELTTNSVTLHMKSGKQIKSEVFLFANGRTGNSKELGLDKIGISINGREQIEVNENYQTNLSHIYAVGDIIGYPSLASAAYDQGRFASTHIIEGKCDYKLVQSIPTGIYTSPEISSIGKNEKELTDEKVPYEVGHALFKSLARAQITGRTVGMLKLLFHRDTLQILGIHCFGSEASEIVHIGQAIMAQKGDANSLLYFINTTFNYPTMAEAYRVAALNGYNRLT; translated from the coding sequence ATGCAAATAAAAAAATATGACGTAATTGTAATTGGCACAGGTCCAGGCGGAGAAGGTGCCGCTATGAAAGCTATTAAATCAGGAAAATCTGTTGCAGTGATTGAAAAATATGATCGAGTTGGCGGAGGATGTAGCCATTGGGGAACGATACCTAGTAAATCCTTACGTCATGCGGCACAACAATTAGTTGATTTCAAATCCAACCCTTTGTTTGAAAAATATACGAGTAACATAGAGTATCCACAACTCGTCAGGACTGCCGAATCTGTTATTTCTAAACAAGTAAAAATGCGACAGACTTTTTATGAGCGAAATGATATCGATATTTATTATGGTCATGCCAGTTTTATTGATCCAAATTTAATTGAAGTAAAAAATTTAGGAAATACGATTGCTCAGTTAAACGCCGATTATATTGTGATAGCTACTGGTTCTAGACCTTATCGTCCTAAAGATATTGATTTTACACATTCCCGCGTTTTTGATAGTGATACTATTTTGAAATTAGATTATACTCCGCATTCAATCACAATTTATGGTGCAGGTGTAATCGGTTGTGAATACGCATCCATTTTCAGAAGCATAGGCACTAAAGTGAATCTTGTGAATACTCGTGATAAACTCCTCGCTTTTTTAGATGATGAGATCATTGATGCACTTGCCTACCACCTACGGGAGCAGGGAATTTTAATTCGCCATAATGAAGAGTATAACAAAGCGGAACTTACGACTAATTCTGTTACACTACATATGAAGTCAGGAAAACAAATCAAATCAGAAGTATTTTTGTTTGCGAATGGACGAACTGGAAATTCAAAAGAATTAGGATTAGACAAGATTGGGATTTCAATAAATGGACGAGAACAAATCGAAGTAAATGAAAATTACCAAACTAATTTATCTCATATTTATGCAGTAGGGGATATCATTGGTTATCCGAGTCTTGCGAGTGCCGCCTACGACCAAGGACGATTTGCCTCTACTCATATCATCGAAGGAAAGTGTGATTATAAACTTGTACAAAGTATCCCAACAGGAATTTATACAAGTCCAGAAATTAGTTCAATTGGAAAAAATGAAAAAGAACTCACTGATGAAAAAGTTCCCTATGAAGTAGGACATGCTCTATTTAAAAGTTTAGCAAGAGCACAAATTACCGGACGGACAGTCGGAATGTTGAAACTTTTGTTTCATCGAGATACACTTCAAATATTAGGTATTCATTGTTTCGGAAGTGAGGCTTCTGAAATTGTACACATTGGTCAAGCGATCATGGCACAGAAAGGTGACGCAAACTCATTGTTATACTTTATCAACACTACTTTTAATTATCCTACGATGGCAGAAGCATATCGTGTAGCTGCTTTAAATGGATACAATCGTCTAACATGA
- a CDS encoding FHA domain-containing protein, whose product MNISDIFTRMKFPQNDIIILATGMTVVGIAVYLYRLYKSKTVTANLSIAMGTLEEQLLSLTKDFYEIGREEKTDMIQINSPKVSRQHAFINKKTGKFYLTDNNSTNGTYVNEKRIQPNSPHLLTHQDEVKIGGIALRFYDLKSIRK is encoded by the coding sequence ATGAATATCTCTGATATCTTTACCCGAATGAAATTTCCTCAGAATGACATAATCATACTCGCCACTGGAATGACTGTAGTCGGAATTGCAGTTTACCTCTATCGCCTTTATAAAAGTAAAACTGTTACTGCAAATCTTTCCATAGCAATGGGAACCTTAGAAGAGCAACTTCTAAGTCTTACAAAGGATTTTTATGAAATTGGCAGAGAAGAAAAAACAGATATGATTCAAATAAATTCTCCAAAGGTTAGCAGGCAACATGCTTTTATAAACAAAAAAACAGGCAAGTTTTACCTTACCGATAATAACTCAACCAACGGAACATATGTGAATGAAAAACGAATTCAACCCAACTCTCCTCATTTACTTACTCATCAGGACGAAGTAAAAATAGGTGGCATAGCTTTAAGATTTTACGATTTAAAATCCATTAGAAAATGA
- a CDS encoding SpoIIE family protein phosphatase: MKQLILLILVFFVFTSVYSQSDKKFFPQTIESLEVITSLDSDTNSKWYITSDELNPDTFSREYLEKGMNNLEWTEHKVPSLFNKTNHGKPQIHKIWMAKSLFFPSAVQANSIAVRLGTISDRDRTYFNGVLIGATGEFDRDYPSAYDKVRIYEIPDNLIRKDSENLILIEVEEYFPTTMGIDQDKTQIGPTRVIEKSFINVEYVKLVLLMIYLVVGIYYLFLFVRRRKEKENFIFGLFTIMLVLYQLMRNQLRNEFDLNFVLMKKCEYVVIATVVPVFAHFIRELFRFKWNIFQKIADGILFCVFLYEIVITNIIHYNLLNNLLVQPLWIVYMLLIFYFLITRIREKNKDAVFIFMGVVVIFCALVVDTLSTRGILIFPKIMGYAFFFFITSLAIILANKSVRLQEEVEELNENLEKKVSLRTEELSQSLENIKKLKMSQDGDYFLTSLLIKPLGKNRAEKNQVLIDFIVKQKKTFEFKNKVSDLGGDLCRAESLMLRGRNMTVFFNADAMGKSMQGAGGALVMGSVFDSILERTRLSTTVQDEYPEKWLKNSFIELHKVFESFQGSMLVSIVMGLIDNRTGLMYFINAEHPVSIIYRDGKASFIDEDFIFRKLGTEVVQSYIYVKTFQMKDGDIIINGSDGRDDIILPDPITGEKSLNYDHTLFLGTVEESGADINKMVDILYKKGEITDDLSLMSIKFVSNEPLVESEPARKRITTLIHEKNFTQAALEAEDHLTLNPSDSECIFLLSYSYKKLQKFKEAIKAGERVRLREPGHVRNLVNLAHCYFRMKDMDRAKYLAGLIPEGGREKEFAKIFLIES, encoded by the coding sequence ATGAAACAACTCATTTTACTTATTCTTGTATTTTTCGTTTTTACAAGTGTTTATTCGCAATCTGACAAAAAGTTTTTTCCACAGACTATTGAATCTCTTGAAGTTATTACAAGCCTTGATTCGGATACAAATTCAAAATGGTATATAACTTCTGATGAATTAAATCCTGATACGTTTTCGCGAGAGTATTTAGAAAAAGGTATGAATAATTTAGAATGGACAGAGCATAAAGTTCCATCTCTGTTTAATAAGACTAATCATGGTAAACCTCAGATTCATAAAATTTGGATGGCTAAGTCTTTATTTTTTCCCTCTGCAGTCCAAGCCAATTCCATCGCTGTTCGATTAGGAACAATCAGTGATAGAGACCGGACATATTTTAATGGTGTTCTGATTGGTGCGACTGGTGAGTTTGACAGAGATTATCCGTCAGCTTATGATAAAGTTCGTATTTATGAAATTCCAGATAATTTGATTCGCAAAGATTCTGAAAATTTAATTTTAATAGAAGTAGAAGAATACTTTCCAACTACCATGGGAATTGACCAAGACAAAACCCAAATTGGTCCTACTAGAGTGATCGAAAAAAGTTTTATCAATGTAGAATATGTAAAACTTGTTCTTTTGATGATTTATCTTGTCGTTGGAATTTATTATCTTTTTTTATTTGTTAGGCGGAGGAAAGAAAAAGAAAATTTCATTTTCGGGTTATTTACCATTATGCTCGTATTGTATCAATTGATGAGGAATCAATTACGCAATGAGTTTGATTTGAATTTTGTACTTATGAAGAAATGTGAATATGTTGTTATTGCGACTGTTGTTCCTGTATTTGCACATTTTATTCGAGAGTTATTTAGATTTAAATGGAATATTTTTCAGAAAATTGCCGACGGCATTTTGTTTTGTGTATTTTTATACGAAATAGTCATTACAAATATTATTCATTATAACTTACTCAATAATTTACTTGTCCAACCTCTTTGGATTGTCTATATGCTCCTTATTTTTTATTTTCTCATTACCAGAATAAGGGAAAAAAATAAAGATGCTGTTTTTATTTTTATGGGAGTCGTTGTTATTTTCTGTGCGTTAGTTGTAGATACTCTAAGTACTCGTGGTATCTTAATTTTTCCTAAGATTATGGGTTATGCATTTTTCTTTTTTATTACTAGTTTAGCCATTATCCTCGCAAACAAATCAGTTCGTTTACAGGAGGAAGTCGAAGAGTTAAATGAAAATTTGGAAAAAAAAGTATCTCTTCGAACCGAAGAACTAAGCCAAAGTTTGGAAAATATAAAAAAACTAAAAATGTCTCAGGACGGGGATTATTTCCTTACTTCCCTTTTAATTAAACCACTCGGTAAAAATCGAGCTGAAAAAAATCAGGTATTAATTGATTTTATTGTAAAACAAAAAAAGACCTTTGAGTTTAAAAACAAAGTCTCCGATTTAGGCGGAGATCTCTGTCGTGCGGAAAGCCTTATGTTGCGTGGGAGAAATATGACTGTATTCTTTAATGCGGATGCAATGGGTAAATCAATGCAAGGTGCCGGCGGTGCGCTTGTTATGGGTTCTGTTTTTGATTCAATTCTAGAACGAACTCGTCTTAGTACTACTGTCCAAGATGAATACCCTGAGAAATGGTTGAAGAATTCTTTTATTGAACTTCATAAAGTTTTTGAAAGTTTCCAAGGATCTATGTTGGTATCAATTGTCATGGGGTTAATAGATAACAGGACTGGACTCATGTATTTTATTAATGCCGAGCATCCTGTGAGTATTATTTATCGAGATGGCAAAGCTAGTTTTATTGATGAAGATTTTATTTTTAGAAAACTTGGGACGGAAGTTGTTCAAAGTTATATATATGTTAAAACTTTTCAAATGAAAGATGGTGATATTATTATTAACGGTTCTGATGGACGGGATGATATTATTTTACCCGATCCAATCACTGGTGAAAAAAGTTTAAACTATGACCACACTTTATTTTTAGGAACCGTAGAGGAATCGGGAGCTGATATAAATAAAATGGTGGATATTTTGTATAAGAAAGGAGAGATTACGGATGATTTGTCTCTAATGAGTATTAAGTTCGTTAGCAATGAGCCATTAGTTGAAAGTGAACCAGCTCGCAAGCGGATTACAACTCTTATTCACGAAAAGAATTTTACTCAAGCAGCACTTGAGGCAGAAGATCATTTAACTCTAAATCCATCTGATTCTGAATGTATTTTTCTTCTTTCGTATTCCTATAAAAAATTACAAAAGTTTAAAGAAGCAATCAAAGCGGGAGAAAGAGTTAGACTTCGTGAACCGGGTCATGTTCGCAACCTTGTCAATTTAGCGCATTGTTACTTCCGTATGAAAGATATGGATCGAGCAAAATACCTAGCTGGTCTTATCCCAGAGGGTGGGCGGGAAAAAGAATTCGCAAAGATATTTTTGATAGAAAGTTAA